The Nicotiana sylvestris chromosome 6, ASM39365v2, whole genome shotgun sequence genomic sequence TTGCTTTGTTAGGCTGAAATGGAAAAAATTGAAATATAACAAAGTGTAGATGACAGTCAGTCTGTTGATGCATTTTCATCTGTCATGGGTCCTGAACATCCAGGACGTTTAAGATTATATGGACGGGGGGTTACAAAGACTACTTTGAAAGGAAAAGTGGCCCATTTCATACCGACTTCAAATGCCACAAATTATACAGTGCAAGAAATGCAAGAAAGGATTCGAAAGATGGAGGAACAAAAGAGAACTATGCGACAAGAAATTACTGCAGATGTAATTGCTCAACTTCAGCGTGCAGGATTAATTAATCCAAACATACTAGCAACATTGTCTGTTTCGTCACTAGGAGAAGCTACCTCTGCACCACAAGCTGCTAATCAACTGATCCGTCGACCATCTGCAGGTAGCAACAATTAAGGTTAGCATCACTTTATTCCCAGGCTAAAAAATTTATTTTAGCAACTGCAGAGCTGCTGATATTTGTTAATATATGTATTGAATTTTACTGTGATTTGAGTTTTCATATTGGAGTCTAGATTGCTGTTGATTT encodes the following:
- the LOC104217683 gene encoding uncharacterized protein isoform X1, with amino-acid sequence MGPEHPGRLRLYGRGVTKTTLKGKVAHFIPTSNATNYTVQEMQERIRKMEEQKRTMRQEITADVIAQLQRAGLINPNILATLSVSSLGEATSAPQAANQLIRRPSAGGELEVGDQSDEDLT